GTACTGGGCGAGGTGCCACACGGTGAGCCCCAAGAACACCATGAACCCAACCAGATGCCTGCAGCACAGATTCAATTATCATCACAAGAACAAGGatcgaagaagaaggagaagaagggattAATGGCGGCGTACGTCCAGATGTTGATGGTCTCGTTGTGCCAGGAGAAGAGGCTGAGGGCGGCGTTGAGGACGGGCCACTCGGAGCGGTAGTAGTTGAGGATGAACTCGTTCTCCTTCATGTACTCGGGCAGCTCCTCGTAGCTCACCAGCCTGTACTCCTTCTCcccattcttcttcttgctcccAGCTCCTCCCTCTGACGATGACCTTCTCTGCTgcttgctcctcctcttcttgccTACTCCCTGCGCCTTCgtcggctccggctccggctccggctccggcagtGCCGCCGCTTCGGCTCTCTCGCAGCTCTCCTGATCCATGGCTCTGAAAACCTGTCCTCTCTGGGAATGACTCTCTGAAGAATTGTTCACAGCTATCAGAGAGGCAGAAATGGCTGCTAGAGAGAAATGGTTGCTGTTGCAGGGGTTAAAAAGGGCTGCAGGCTGGACTCTGGAGCTTGTATCATGTATGCAGTAGCTAGCTTAACCAGCTACGTGCAAGAAAAGGCAAGAAATGTAGCAGATACTCTTTACTCTTTTTCTTGGTGAgatttgtgtgtttgtgttgtGTGGGTGTCCTCTTGCTGGaatggagatggatggatgtatGTGAGACCTGTGGTTCATGTGTGTACATTCTCTTCGAGTTTGTTGGGTTGGTTTAACTCTATTTTGTTTGCAATCAAGTTGAAAAGGACAAATGTAGGTGCTGCAGCAGGGGTCAGGGGGAGGGCAACCGCATCAGAATTTAATCAATACTGTTGGGAGGGATGTGAAATGAAATGGGCACATTAGAATTAAATGTTTTTGAGTAACAAGACCTTGCATCAAATACTAGCCAAGGCAAAAGTAACTGCATGTGGGCCCTGCCAAATTAGGCTTTTATATGGCTAGAAATAGTAGTACTCCTACcaattagttaattaataagaaattagttttatttatGCCTTGGAAAATTTTAGTATAAGAACCCCCAGCTGTATCATATGATTCGGGTTGTCAAATTCACATGGAATGCATTCTATGACTGAACTTGGACATTTCTTCGAAATGTACAAACTTGCCAAGGGCGTCATATGAATTCTCTTTTGACTCCTGCATTCTCTTTTCATGTTCCTTCTAAGTGTTgggaattaattaattagtgtGATCCAATCCAAAAGGAGGCCATTTATGTGGAACCTACCTGCCTATGTGCACACCTACTAATCAAACAAGTGACCTCCAAGAGAAATGGTCAGCAAGCTATAGCTAGAGTAGCTTAGCTGCTGGTTGCTGAATCCTGGTCCCATTTGGGGAACTTTGACCCGTTTTAGGTGCTTTCTGGCCATCCACATATATACAACATCTCCTCACCTGCCGGAATTAATTCGCCAGCACCATTCCTGTACCCTTGATTTGCCTCTCCTTGTTGTGTTTGTGGCGTGCAGTGCAGGCAGCCTTTGAAGCCGTTGATGAGTGAGAGAGCTGATCAGGTATTGAGTTCAAATTAACCCTGACTAAGTTAATATTACTAGCTGGGGCAGCTagctctcaagtctcaaccaACTCCAGCTAACAACTCCCCCCTGAATCCCGTCGCCTCATGCGGTGGACAAGAAGGAATTAATTCTCCAGTTTGTCAAAACTGGAGAATGTATTGTCACTTCTACGGTTATACTGCTTCACATTTCGAAGCGTGGAAGGAAATAAATggaattgttttctttttgttttgttctggATATGTTAACTTACACGGTATTGTCACGctactgtgtttttttttcaatttggcGGCGAAAACGTTTTAAAACATTATAATTTCGTGTCTGGTACTCCGGTGACATACCCTTCTTCGCCGTGTCCGACAGAAGGTGAAGGAAGGAAGGCAAAAGATGTGATCCTTGCCGTTAGATCTTGATCGTAAAACAATTGGTTAACAaattaaagtttttttttgtgatggAGAAAAGAGTTTCTACTTTTTAGTGTCCATTTCTAGATGTTTTTGGAAGGTTGCTTAACTGAGCCTAGTTTATCAGCAAGATATCAACATTTGTAGTTGCTTTGAAGGTAGCATAACATCCTTGGCACAACACCGTGTCCTCTGTGTTAGGTGAACTAAAATAGCAACAAAGTGTACAAGGCTCcgatttgttgttttattttcagtGCCACCTTTCACAGAGAAAAAGGGCACACAATGTTGACGAATAATAAATTGCTTCGTGTGTACATGTTTCCAGGAGACGCCGCTAGCTGCACGTATCGCAATCCCTGATGATGATACAGATGGCCAACCATAAACCGATAACCAATCAATAACTCACAGACTGTTATATGTTAGCATCATCCATATGAATAGCCGACTTCCTAGTTCAGAAATGAGAGGGCAAAAAATCGAATTGTATAAATACTTGTATGCACacaaaatttgaacaagtatATGTCGATTTTATGCTATGTACAAAAAGGAGAATAGATGAGTATCTAAATAGATAGGGAATATGCACAATTTATGTTTTCCATGCAGCGAGCAAACTGGTGTGTCTTTAACAGACTTGCACATATCAAACGGTatatacacacaaaaaaaattcggaaTTGATTAAAACTTGCAGGTGGGGGAAGTCAAACGGTAGCACAGCAACCAGATATGAGCAGAAGAGCAAGCAACATAAAGAACAAGTTTGAATTCGTTTATTTATTTGGAAAGGAGAGGCAAAGGAAACATGTTAGTATGTATAACTGTTGCAGCTACTGCACCAAACCATATATTGCTTTCGGTGCAAGTCATACAGAGGAGGAACGGTGTTCATTATCCAGATGCTACAACATAAGACTGTCATAGGATGGAGAAGTCAGAGTTGTTTGGCGCCTGCATTGCAATTGCCACAATAATGTCATAACCACCATCGATCAGCGAGATATATGGATGTGATGTTAATGCTATAACTATAAGTAGCCACAGCCCACAAGACACTGTTTCGGAGAAACGGAAAGAGGTAATTAATGAATGTCCTTACAGATCAATCATAACTTTACAGATCCAAGGAAGAAACAACAAAGCTTCATCAGCTTTACCTCATCAGAATTTTTGTATGTACTGGAATGAAAGAGATCTTACACAATCACAAGGCTGACATCCTAAAGTAAAAAAGAGCAGGGAGGGTTGCAAAGGCATTTATATGTTTTACTTTTCTGTATAACAGTAAACTACTCACAGTATTCTCCCTAGGTATATACAACAAGAACCTTGGTCAGCTTCGGTAGTATTTATTGGAAGATTTTATGCTAAACTAGTGTTTCATTAAAATGTTTATTGACAATAAATTGACCGCTCTGTTTCTTCTGTACTGGAATCATGGTTCATACCAAAATTTCCATATAACAGGTCTCAACTGAAATGGGGTTTGGAATGTTATTCACAGCTCAAGTGAGGACCACACATATATACTACAGACTTGCCGGCAAAATCGACATTTCCATCGAGTATGGAAATGATAGTATTCAATTGCTATCTTTGTATTGTTCACTTTTTCGTATAATAATAAAGTATATGTCTATCGGTGTCACTTTGTCGGTATACCAATCTTTTTCAGAGTAGACATCATGTCATCAGTGCTGCAACCCTCAACTCCAATGATGTTTGAGCAATCAAGTGCAATAACATCTTGCAAAGGATACCGTCTGACGTTATGGATTCTATTTGCAGGAGTATTGAATTCGCCCTTCAGGACGACTGTCTTGTGCAGACCTCCAAATAGTTCTTCATAATCTGAATCACCAGTTTCACCAACAAGAATTGCAACATTTGGCAACTCTATGCCCCAACGAACAGATAAGTACCTAGAGGAACAGAAACTTTCTTAATAGGATTATGTGCATGTAGGCCGCAAGGTGCATATAGGGAATTACATAAAAAAGCAATTCAACAGGACCTTAAGCACTTCAAAAAAGTTTGTCTTAAAAAAGTTTCTGTTAAGCAATTCAACAGGACCTTATGTTGCTTGTTGCTGATCTTTTTTAGACAACAGCAAAATTTTGTCTTAAAAAAAGTAGGCCAAGGACGATTCAACTTAAATCTTCATTGTAGTGTATAGCACTGGAGTTCTTCCATTTGAAGTTGAGTTTACGACTCTACTCTAGGCAGGAGTCTCAAACAAAGCAATGGAAGTAAAGTTTTTCCTCAACCGATATGTCTAATCTTCTCTAAAATAATGTTGGTGACTAATTGATTATCCATACACAacaaatcaaagaaaaatcCAGATCCACATTTTAGCAAAGATTTTAAAGAACTGTTTCTCACCCAACAATACTGCAGTTAATATACAGAAGTTCAGGAAATGGTGAATGCATGAAGTAAGAAAATGGAAGAAAACCTTAGAGCCTGAGACCGTGATGCATGAATTGGAATTACGGATAGCCTGGTAGCACTATGGTTATAAAGGGCATGGCAGCGTAGTGACTGGACTCTCATCAACTTTTGCAGCTCCTTTAAAGGAGGTAACTGCAAAACATGTCAAGCCATAATTAGAAAACCTTGCATAAAGGACTGCCATAAAACAATGCAGTTGAAGAATCCACGCAATGCATGTATAGGCAAAATTACAACCAAATGCCAGAAgatttttgaactaaaaggcTTACATAATTTGGATTGACCACTCTAAATGCAAGGCAACATGTCGAGGAGTGTTCTGCATCTTCAAAGATAACTTGCTTTTCCATTCTTCCCCTTCTTTCTACTACTGAAGAAGCCCACTTCACTAGATACTTTCTTAAACCTTCTCCTCCCCAATGATACTCGATATGGGACTGGTAATTACGGTCTAAGGCAAATGTCACACGGGAAGTGCTTGGTGAATCACCAGCTTGTGAAGGGTAAAATAAATCACTCCCACTATTGCATATGAACGCATCAAAATCAGTAGGAACCATGCCTCCTGATATTAATAGAGAATGGATCTCTGCCATCGTCAGGGAAGTCGACAACACGAAACCCGTTGAACCTGACAAAGTTTCTGTACGTGTAGCCTCGATAGAATTTCTGATAATACAGACCAGATCGTTCTTACTGGCAGAGTCTACAGCAATGACAATGATATACTTCCTTCCCTTGATAGGTGCCTTAATCTGGTCTTCACTGCTCGCAAAAGCAGGGTATCTTGGGCTAAGAGTTAATATCCTTGACAAGTAATTCTTGCAATGTTCAGGCCAAGAAAACTGATGTATATTTTTCAGCCCATTCTCTCGGCATCTTGACCAAAGTTGTTTTTCAGAAAGAAGTTTATAGAGTGCATCTGCAATTGCATGCTGATCATGGGGATCAACAAGGAGACCGTTGTCCAGTACCTGCATCAAAATCCACCGGTAATGAGCCAGTGAATCTTCATCCCAGCCATGAGTTGATACGATTTTCCTTATAAAATCAAGTTTCAATGTGATGCACAAACCTGGTGAATTTCAACAGGAGCTCcattttttgttgcaattaCTGGTAAGCCATGCATGGCAGCCTGCTCTTACAAAGAATATATTGCAGGCAATTAGAATGCAGAAATGGCTGTGGACACAAAACATGATTTAAATTTCAATGACTATTACCTCTATCAAGGTGACACCGAATTGTTCAAAGTAAGCTACATTTACAAAAGCACCCTGCATATGTTCAATGAACAATCAGAATCAACACAAATAGTACAGACTACAATTACGAAAGTAGAACTGATAAATTGTTGCGATAACCATCCAACTTCATAGGATAGTGTATTAAGACCTTCAGCCATTTGAACAATTTAATAAATCACTTAAGTCACGAGTTTTCTTTCAtcgcaaaaaaaagtcatGAGTTTATACCAACCAGAAACAGATCAAAATAGGTAGAGAATTAAACATAAAAACTTTAGGGGCTAGTAATTTAAAACAACTGAAAGAATGGCACCAACTGTTTCTTATGCTAAAAAATAAGATACCTTCGTTCTTGCTGCTAAACGATAAATATCAAGAACTTCCGAGTGTTTGTGATGCTTTGGGTATGCCACTTGACCATACAGATCATATTCATCAATCAATGTAAGTACTGATGTCAAAACAGCTGCACTCATATTATGCATTTTGGAAATAGCCTCACGGTTACCCATTATCAGTGTCTGGA
This is a stretch of genomic DNA from Brachypodium distachyon strain Bd21 chromosome 1, Brachypodium_distachyon_v3.0, whole genome shotgun sequence. It encodes these proteins:
- the LOC100831622 gene encoding probable sucrose-phosphate synthase 3 isoform X6, giving the protein MELGRDSDTSGQVKYVVELAKALSSCPGVYRVDLLTRQILAPNYDRGYGEPSETLVPTSSKNLKHERRENSGAYIIRIPFGPKDKYLAKEHLWPYIQEFVDGALSHIVHMSKIIGEEIGCGHPVWPAVIHGHYASAGVAAALLSGALNVHMVFTGHFLGKDKLEGLLKQGRQTREEINMTYKIMRRIEAEELSLDASEIVIASTRQEIEEQWHLYDGFEVMLARKLRARVKRGANCYGRYMPRMVVSIHCYSDSYFCYHKLIIPPGVEFGHMIQDFDMDGEEVSPSPASEDPPIWSEIMRFFTNPRKPLILAVARPYPEKNITTLVKAFGECRPLRELANLTLIMGNREAISKMHNMSAAVLTSVLTLIDEYDLYGQVAYPKHHKHSEVLDIYRLAARTKGAFVNVAYFEQFGVTLIEAAMHGLPVIATKNGAPVEIHQVLDNGLLVDPHDQHAIADALYKLLSEKQLWSRCRENGLKNIHQFSWPEHCKNYLSRILTLSPRYPAFASSEDQIKAPIKGRKYIIVIAVDSASKNDLVCIIRNSIEATRTETLSGSTGFVLSTSLTMAEIHSLLISGGMVPTDFDAFICNSGSDLFYPSQAGDSPSTSRVTFALDRNYQSHIEYHWGGEGLRKYLVKWASSVVERRGRMEKQVIFEDAEHSSTCCLAFRVVNPNYLPPLKELQKLMRVQSLRCHALYNHSATRLSVIPIHASRSQALRYLSVRWGIELPNVAILVGETGDSDYEELFGGLHKTVVLKGEFNTPANRIHNVRRYPLQDVIALDCSNIIGVEGCSTDDMMSTLKKIGIPTK
- the LOC100831622 gene encoding probable sucrose-phosphate synthase 3 isoform X5, which translates into the protein MSEDLFEGEKGEDAGDASVAYGDSSTGNTPKISAVDKLYIVLISLHGLVRGENMELGRDSDTSGQVKYVVELAKALSSCPGVYRVDLLTRQILAPNYDRGYGEPSETLVPTSSKNLKHERRENSGAYIIRIPFGPKDKYLAKEHLWPYIQEFVDGALSHIVHMSKIIGEEIGCGHPVWPAVIHGHYASAGVAAALLSGALNVHMVFTGHFLGKDKLEGLLKQGRQTREEINMTYKIMRRIEAEELSLDASEIVIASTRQEIEEQWHLYDGFEVMLARKLRARVKRGANCYGRYMPRMVVSIHCYSDSYFCYHKLIIPPGVEFGHMIQDFDMDGEEVSPSPASEDPPIWSEIMRFFTNPRKPLILAVARPYPEKNITTLVKAFGECRPLRELANLTLIMGNREAISKMHNMSAAVLTSVLTLIDEYDLYGQVAYPKHHKHSEVLDIYRLAARTKGAFVNVAYFEQFGVTLIEAAMHGLPVIATKNGAPVEIHQVLDNGLLVDPHDQHAIADALYKLLSEKQLWSRCRENGLKNIHQFSWPEHCKNYLSRILTLSPRYPAFASSEDQIKAPIKGRKYIIVIAVDSASKNDLVCIIRNSIEATRTETLSGSTGFVLSTSLTMAEIHSLLISGGMVPTDFDAFICNSGSDLFYPSQAGDSPSTSRVTFALDRNYQSHIEYHWGGEGLRKYLVKWASSVVERRGRMEKQVIFEDAEHSSTCCLAFRVVNPNYLPPLKELQKLMRVQSLRCHALYNHSATRLSVIPIHASRSQALRYLSVRWGIELPNVAILVGETGDSDYEELFGGLHKTVVLKGEFNTPANRIHNVRRYPLQDVIALDCSNIIGVEGCSTDDMMSTLKKIGIPTK